The region GATCCGCACCCACAACCGTCTGGTGGACATCATGAACCCCACCAAGAAGACGATTGACAGCCTCATGACCCTCGATCTGCCCACCGGTGTGGACATCGAGATCAAGACGGTGGGAGGCCGCGCATGAAGGGCATCCTCGGCACCAAGATCGGCATGACCCAGATCTGGAAGGGCGACAAGGCCATTCCCGTGACCGTCGTGCTGGCCGGCCCCTGCCCCGTCGTGCAGCGCAAGACCGCTGCCAGCGACGGCTACGAGGCCGTGCAGATCGGCTACGCGCCCAAGCGCGAGAAGAGCGTCAACAAGCCCGAAGCCGGTCACTTCAAGAAGGCCGGGGTCAGCCCCGTGCGCTTCCTGCGTGAATTCCGCGACTTCAACCCCGAAGGCGACACCGTCAGCATCGACATCTTCGCCGAAGGCGAGAAGATCGACGCGACCGGCACCAGCAAGGGCAAAGGCTTCCAGGGCGTCATGAAGCGCTGGAACTTCAAGGGCGGCCCCGCCAGCCACGGTTCCAAGAAGTGGCACCGCCGCCCCGGCTCGATCGGCCAGCGCAAGACGCCCGGCCGCGTGTACAAAGGCAAGCGCATGGCCGGCCACATGGGCATGGAGCGCATCACCGTCCAGAACCTCGAAGTGGTCGAGATCCGCGCTGACGAGAACATCATCCTGGTCAAGGGTGCAATCCCCGGCGCCAACGGTGGCCTCGTCGTCCTGCGTCAGGCCGCCAAGGGAGGCAAGTAACACATGGCGCAGATCAACGTCATCGGCAAGAACGGGGGCCGCACCATCGACCTCGAACTGCCGGAAGTGAACAGCGGCGTCCTGCACGACGTCGTCACCTGGCAGCTCGCCAGCCGCCGCCGCGGCACGGCCAGCACCAAGACCCGCGCGGAAGTCAGCAAGACCGGCAAGAAAATGTACGGTCAGAAAGGCACCGGTAACGCCCGTCACGGCGACCGCAGCGTCCCCAGCTTCGTGGGCGGCGGCGTGGCCTTCGGCCCCAAGCCCCGCAGCTACAGCTACACCCTGCCCCGCAAGGTCCGTCAGCTGGGCCTGGCCATGGCCCTGGCCGCGCGCCAGGAAGCCGGCAAGCTGATCGCCGTCGACGGTTACGACCAGGACGGCAAGACCAAGAACTTCGTCGCCTGGGCCAAAGAGAACGGCATGGACGGCAGCGAGCGCGTGCTCATCGTGACCGATGACGCCGCGACCCGCCAGGCCGCCCGTAACGTCGCCTGGGCCACCGTGCTGCCCGTCGCCGGCCTGAACGCCTACGACATCCTGCGCCACGAGCGCCTGGTGATCGACGCGGTCGTTCTCGAGCCCGCGCAGGAAGGGGAAGAGGCATGAGCCACTACGACATCATCCAGGCCCCCGTGATCAGCGAGAAAGCCTACGCTGGCATGGAACGCGGCGTGTACTCCTTCTGGGTCAGCCCCAAGGCCACCAAGACCGAGATCAAGGGCGCCATCCAGAAAGCGTTCGGCGTGACCGTGATCGGCATCAGCACCATGAACGTCCCCGGCAAGCGCAAGCGCGTCGGCCGCTTCATGGGCCACCGCGCCGACCGCAAGAAGGCCATCGTACGCCTCGCCGACGGCCAGACCATCGCCGCCCTTGAAGGCCAGGCCTAAGGAGAGATTGAACATGGCCGTCAAGAAATACCGTCCCTACACCCCCAGCCGTCGCCACATGACGACTGCGGACTTCAGCGGACTGACCAAAAAGCGCCCCGAAAAGGCGCTCACCGAGGCGCTCCCCAAGACCGGTGGCCGTAACAACCGCGGCCGCATCACCAGCCGCTTCATCGGCGGCGGTCACAAGCGCCTGTACCGCATCATCGACTTCAAGCGCCGCGACAAGGCCGGCGTGCCCGCCAAGGTCGCCGCGATCGAGTACGATCCCAACCGCAGCGCCCGCATCGCCCTGCTGAACTACGTCGACGGCGAGAAGCGCTACGTGCTCGCGCCCGAAGGCCTGCAGGTCGGCGCCATGGTGAACTCCGGCCCCGAAGCCGAACCCAAGCTCGGCAACGCGCTGCCCCTGCGCTTCGTGCCCGTCGGTGCCGTCGTGCACAGCGTGGAACTGATCCCCGGCAAGGGCGCCCAGCTCGCCCGCAGCGCCGGGACCAGCATCCAGGTGCAGGGCAAGGAAGGCGACTACGTCATCCTGCGTCTGCCCAGCGGCGAACTCCGCCGCGTGCACAGCGAGTGCTACGCCACCATCGGTGCCGTCGGCAACGCCGAGCACAAGAACATCAACATCGGTAAGGCCGGTCGCAGCCGCTGGCTCGGGCGCAAGCCCCACCAGCGTGGTAGCGCCATGAACCCCGTGGATCACCCCCACGGCGGTGGTGAAGGCCGTACCGGCGCGGGCCGCGTGCCCGTCAGCCCCTGGGGCCAGCCCGCCAAGGGCCTGAAGACCCGCAAGAAGCGCAAGAACAGCGACCGCTTCATCATCACCCGCCGCGGCGGGAAGTAAGGGAGGGTAGGACATGCCCCGTAGCCTCAAGAAGGGCCCGTTCGTGGATGACCACCTCCTGAAGAAGGTCGACGTCCAGAACGAAAAGAAGGACAAGCGCGTCATCAAGACCTGGAGCCGCCGCTCCACCATCGTTCCCGAAATGATCGGTCACACCATCGCCGTGCACAACGGCAAGCAGCACGTGCCCGTCTTCGTGAACGAGCAGATGATCGGCCACAAGCTCGGCGAATTCAGCCCCACCCGCAACTACCGCGGTCACGGCGCTGACAAGAACGCCAAGGGGAGCAAGAAGAAATGACCGCTCCTGAATTCCGCAACAAGAAGCAGCGTAAGCAGAACGTCAAGCTGCGCACGCCCGGCAAGGCCATTGCCAAGTACGTCCGCATCAGCCCCCGCAAGGTGCGCCTGGTCGTCGACGTGATCCGCGGCAAGAGCGTCCGTGACGCCGAGGACCTGCTGCGCTTCATCCCCCGCGCCGCCAGCGAACCCGTCGCGAAAGTCCTGAACAGCGCCAAGCACAACGCGCTGCACAACGACAACATGCTCGAGGACCGTCTGGTCATCACCGCTGCGTACGTGGACGCCGGCCCGACCCTCAAGCGCCTGATCCCCCGCGCCCGTGGCAGCGCGAACATCATCAAGAAGCGCACCAGCCACATCACCATCGTCGTGGGCGAGAAGGGGAACAAGTAATGGGGAACAAGATCAACCCGAACGGCTTCCGCCTGGGCATCACCCGCACGTGGAACAGCCGCTGGTACGCCGGTAAGAAGCAGTACGCCGGCCTGTTGAAGGAAGACGAGAAGATCCGCAAGCTCGTCCAGCGCAAGCTGAACGCCGCCGGCATCGCGCGCATCGAGATCGAGCGCGCCGGCCAGCAGGTCAACGTGATCATCAGCGCCGCGAAACCCGGCATCGTGATCGGCAAGGGCGGGGAGTCCATCAAGGAACTCCGCCAGGACATCGAGCGCCTCGTGTCCGCCGGCACCGTCGCCGTGAACGTCGCCGAGATCCCCAACCCCAACATCAGCGCGCCCCTGGTCGCCCTGCGCATCGCCGAGCAGATCGAACGCCGCTTCGCGTTCCGCCGCGCCATGAAGCAGGCCGCCCAGCGCGTGATGGAAAGCGGCGCCCGCGGCGTCAAGATCATCCTGTCCGGTCGCCTCGGTGGCGCCGAGCAGGCCCGCACCGAGATGGTCCGCGAAGGCCGCGTGCCCCTGCACACCCTGCGCGCCGACATCGACTACGGCACCGCCCGCGCCGAGACCACCTACGGCAGCCTGGGCATCAAGGTCATGGTCTTCACCGGTGAAGTCATCGGCGGCAAGACCGAAACCTACGCCCGTCCCCAGCGCCGCAACGACGAGCGCCGCCGTGAAGACGGTGACCGCCCCAACCGCCGCCGCCCCGCCGCGCGGCGCCGCCCCGGAGGTGAGTGATGCTTCTTCCCAAGCGCACCAAGTTCCGTAAACAGCACCGCGGCCGGATGACCGGTGACGCCAAGGGCGGCGACTACGTCGCGTTCGGCGACTTCGGCCTGATCGCCCTGGAACCCGCGTGGATCAAGAGCAACCAGATCGAGGCGTGCCGCATCGTGATGAGCCGCCACTTCCGCCGCGGCGGTAAGATCTACATCCGCATCTTCCCCGACAAGCCCGTCACCAAGAAGCCCGCCGAAACCCGAATGGGTAAAGGTAAAGGCGCCGTGGAGTACTGGGTCAGTGTCGTCAAGCCCGGCCGCGTGATGTTCGAAGTGTCCGGCGTGACCGAAGAGCAGGCCAAGGAAGCCTTCCGCCTGGCCGGTCACAAGCTGCCCATCCAGACCAAGATGGTGAAGCGCGAGGTCTACGATGAAGCTCAGTGATATGCGTAACCTGCAGGCCGCCGATTTCGCCAAGGAAATCGACAGCCGCAAGAAGGAACTGATGGAGCTGCGCTTCCAGGCGGCCGTGGGCAACCTCGCCCAGCCCCACCGCGTCAAGCAGCTCCGCCGTGAAGTGGCTCAGCTCAACACCATCCTGAGCGAGCGCAGCAAAGGGGAGCAGGCATGAAGAAGACCTTTACCGGCGTCGTCGTCAGCGACAAGGCCGACAAGACCGTCAGCGTGAAGGTCGAACGCAAGTTCGCCCACCCCCTGTACGGCAAGGTCGTCACCCGCAGCCACAAGTACGCTGCGCACGACGAGAACAACGAGTACAAGATCGGTGACCGCGTCGAGATCATCGCCGTGCGTCCCATCAGCAAGACCAAGACCTGGAAGGTCACCAAGCTGATCGAGCGCCCCCGCGGCATCGAGACCACCGCCGTGGAAACCGAGGGGGGTAAAGCATGATCATGCCCCAGTCCCGCCTCGACGTGGCGGACAACAGCGGCGCCCGCGAGATCATGTGCATCCGCGTGCTCAACAGCGGCATCGGCGGCAAGGGTCTCACCACCGGCGGCGGCGGCAACAAGCGCTACGCCCACGTGGGTGACATCATCGTCGCTTCCGTCAAGGACGCCACCCCCCGCGGCACCGTCAAAGCCGGCGACGTCGTCAAGGCCGTGGTCGTGCGCACCAGCCACGCCATCAAGCGTGCCGACGGCAGCACCATCCGCTTCGACAAGAACGCCGCCGTCATCATCAACAACCAGGGCGAGCCTCGCGGCACCCGCGTCTTCGGGCCGGTCGCCCGTGAACTCCGCGACCGCCGCTTCATGAAGATCGTGTCCCTGGCCCCGGAGGTGCTGTAATGCCCCGTCCCAGCGCTGGTAGCCACCACAACGACAAGCTGCACATCAAGAAGGGTGACACCGTCATCGTCCTGAGCGGCAAGCACAAGGGCAAGACCGGCAAAGTGCTGCTGGCTCTGCCCCGCGACCAGAAGGTCGTCGTGGAAGGCGTGAACCTCGTCACAAAGAACGTCAAGCCCAGCCCCGCCAACCCCCAGGGCGGCCAGGAGCAGCGCGAGCTGGCCCTGCACGCCAGCAAGGTGTCCATCGTGGACCCCGAGACCGGCAAGGCGACCCGCATCCGCAAGACCATCGTGGACGGCAAGAAAGTCCGCGTGGCCGTCGCGAGCGGCAAGAACATCGACTGACCACTCCGGGCCGCCGCCCACCCAGATGGACTCGCGGCGGCCTGAGCGGCGCTCTCTGAAAAACTGGGAGACCGCTCGAAGGAACCCACCATGCAGCAACTGAAAACCAAGTACAACGAGCAGGTCCGCCCTGCCATGATGCAGCAGTTCGGCTACTCCAGCGTGATGGCCGTGCCCCGCATCGAGAAGATCGTCGTCAACGAAGGCCTCGGCAGCGCCAAGGAAGACTCCAAGGCGATCGACAAGGCCGCCAAGGAACTGGCGCTGATCACCCTGCAGAAGCCCATCGTCACCAAGGCGAAAAAGAGCATCAGCAACTTCAAGCTGCGCCAGGGCATGCCCGTGGGCATCAAGGTCACGCTGCGCGGCGAGCGCATGTTCGTGTTCCTCGAAAAGCTGATCAACATCGGCCTGCCCCGCATCCGTGACTTCAAAGGCGTGAACCCCAACGCCTTCGACGGCCGCGGCAACTACAACCTGGGCATCAAAGAACAGCTGATCTTCCCCGAAATCACCTACGACATGGTCGACAAGGTGCGCGGCATGGACATCACCATCGTGACCACCGCGAAGACGGACGAAGAAGCCCGCGCGCTCCTGCAAGCCATGGGCCTGCCCTTCCGCAAATAAGGACGGATGAACAATGGCTAACACCTCGAAAGTCGTCAAAGCTGCGCGCGGCCACAAGTTCGCCGTGCAGAACTACAACCGCTGCAGCCGCTGCGGTCGCGCCCGCGGGTACTACCGCTTCTTCGGCCTGTGCCGCATCTGCATCCGCGAGATGGCGCACAAGGGCGAACTGCCCGGCGTGAAGAAAGCCAGCTGGTAATCAGCTGACACCCCTCAAGGCCTCCCCACCCGGGAGGTCTTTTGCATTGGCTTACTGGTGAGGTCACTGGGCCAGGTAGGCCGCCCAGAGGTCATCCACCGACACGCCGAACGTGGTGACCCAGAACGGGCCGGGATTCCCGCCGCGTCGCAGCACCCCGTCCAGCGCCCGGATCAGGCCCGGGCGGCGCGTGCGTTCCAGCCACAGCAGGAACCCCGCCGTGACCCGGTACCCGTCCCGGTACGAGGTTGCCCGGTCCGGCGCGGAAATCGCCCACCCGGCGTTCGCCGGGGTGTACAGGTACCGGATGGCGTCCGCGATGCCCTCCGTCCACCACCACTCGGTGACGCCCGCCGGGTAGTTCTGGACGAGGTGGGTCAGTTCGTGGGTCAGCAGTCCAGGATCACCGTTCGACTGCGTCAGGTACGCCGCGCTGATATCCACGCGGCCGCAGCAGGCATTCGCTACCCCCGGATCCTGGGGCGTGAAAGTCCGCACGGTTGTGACCACGTCCGGGTAGGGTGCCGGACCGTCCCGGAGGAAGCACGCGATCTTCGGGTACACCTGAGCGAACTCGGCCTCCAGCGGCGCGACCAGGGAGGCCGCGACCCCCGCCTCGTTCCGGGTGAGCATCGTGACCGTCACGGGAGCGCAGGTGCGCAGGGAATCCTGGATGCCCGCGTCATTCGAGTAGCGGGGCGCAGGTGTGGACGGGTCCCCCTGCCCGCTGTTTGCGCCGCAGGAGGCCAGCAGGAGGGTGATGGCCAGGCTCAGACGTGATGATCGAAGGGTCATACGTCACGGTACAGAGGAGGGGGTGACCGCAGCGTGACCGGCCTCTCGCCCCTTCTCGTGACAGAACTTGAGACTGCCGAAGAGAACTGATACACTCTCAAGTTGCCGTGCCTTGAAAGAGGAACGGACGCAGTGCCCCCCGGATACGAACCTGTCGCCTTGAGAGGTCATCGTCCGGTGGTGGTGAAGACCCAACAGAAGAGACGCGCCACCTTGTGGCCCCCGCTTCCACTTGGGGAGAATCGCGCCCGACCGCCAGCTTGCCTGGGGCCGGGCCACCTGCCGGGACCAGGCCCCTACGGGGAACCAGCCCGGATCAACACCAGCCCATGGAGGCTACATGTTGAGTGATCCCATCGCCGATATGCTCACGCGCATCCGCAACGCGACGCGCACCCACAAGGAGACCGTGGACGTCCCGGCCTCCAAGTTCAAAGAGCAGCTGGCCAAACTGCTCGTGGCTGAAGGCTACGTCGCCAGCTACGAGCGTCTGCTGCCCGAAGGCCAGAAGTTCGACGTGCTGCGCCTGACCCTGAAGTACGGCGCCAAGCGCGAGCAGGTCATCAAGCACATCGAGCGCATCAGCCGCCCCGGCCGCCGCGCGTACGTGAGCGCCGAGAACCTGCCCCGCGTGCAGCGTGGCCTGGGCCTCGCCGTGGTGTCCACGAGCAAGGGCCTGCTGGCCGACCGCGACGCGCGCAAGCAGGGCGTCGGCGGCGAAGTCATCTGCGTCCTCTGGTAATCCCCACAGGGATTCCCGGCGCGCGAGCATCTCACCTGACCCCTCGGCCCCCACAGCGGGCAGGCCGAACTTAAGGAAGAAGGAGGACAGACCATGTCCCGAATTGGCAAACAGCCCATCGCCGTCCCGAACGGCGTGACCACGAGCGCCCAGGACGGCGTCTTCAAGGTCAAGGGCCCCAAAGGCGAACTGACCGTTCCCTACAACACCGAACTGACCATCAAGCAGGACGGCGACCAGCTGCTCGTCGAGCGTCCCAGCGACGCGCAGCGCCACCGCGCCCTGCACGGCCTGACCCGCACGCTCGTGGCGAACGCCGTCAAGGGTGTCAGCGACGGCTACACCATCAACCTGGAGCTCAAGGGCGTCGGTTTCCGCGCCAAGCTCGCCGGGAAGGCCCTGGAACTGACCATCGGTTACAGCCACCCCGTCGTGATCGAGCCCCCGGCTGGCGTGAGCTTCGCCGTGCCCGAACCCACCAAGATCGACGTGAGCGGCATCGACAAGCAGCTCGTCGGTCAGGTGGCCGCGAACGTCCGTAAAGTCCGCAAGCCCGATGCCTACCACGGCAAGGGTGTGCGCTTCGCTGGTGAGAAGATCAGCCTCAAGGCCGGTAAGGCTGGCGCCACCGGCGGGAAAGGGAAGAAATAATGGCTGCCCAGACGACCGTGCGCCGCAAGCTCCGCGCCCGCCGCAAAGTGCGGCAGGCCGCCGGAGATCGCCTGCGCCTGAGTGTGTACCGCTCCAGCAAGCACATCTACGCCCAGATCATCGACGACAGCAAAGGCGTCACCGTGGCTGCCGCCAGCAGCGCCGCTGTCAAGACGGGCACCAAGACCGACACCGCCACCGCCGTGGGCAAGGCCCTCGCGGAAGCCGCTCTGGCCAAGGGCGTCAAGAAGGTTGTTTTTGACCGTGGTCAGTACCGCTACCACGGACGCGTGAAAGCGCTCGCCGACGCGGCGCGGGAGGGTGGCCTTGACTTCTAACCGACGTAACGACCGTATGGACCGCGAAAGCAGCGAATTCGAAGAGAAGATGCTGTTCGTCAACCGTACGAGCAAGACCTACCAGGGCGGCCGCCGCTTCCGCTTCGCTGCACTCGTGATCCTGGGCGACCGTAACGGCCGCGTGGGCATGGGCATCGGCAAGGCGAAAGAAGTGCCCGTGGCCATCGAGAAGGCCAAGAGCATCGCCCGCAAGAACATGATCATGGTGCCCGTCGAGAACGGCACCATCCCCCACGACATCGTGGGTGTGAACAGCACCAGCCGCGTGCTGCTCAAGCCCGCAGGCCCCGGTACCGGCGTGATCGCGGGCACCGTGCCCCGCAGCATCGCCGAACTGGCCGGCATCACCAACCTGCTGTCCAAGGAACTGGGCAGCCGCAACAAGGTCAACGTGGCGTACGCCGTGTTCGACGGCCTGAAGAACCTCCGCACCGCCAAGCAGGTCCGTGCCCTGCGCGGCGAGGCGCAGCCCACCGGAGGCGCCCAGTGAAAATCACCCTGAAGCGCAGCGTCATCGGTCGCCCTGGCTACCAGGTGAAGACCGTCCAGGCGCTCGGCCTGAAGAAGATCGGCCAGACCCGCGAGGTCAGTGACACCCCCGCCGTCCGCGGCATGGTGAACACCGTCAAGCACCTGCTGGAGGTGCAAGAATGAAACTCCACGAACTCAAGCCCAACGCCGGCAGCCGCAAGAACCGCAAGCGCGTCGGTCGCGGCCCCGGTGGCACCGACAAGACCGCCGGTCGCGGTCACAAGGGCCAGAAGAGCCGCAGCGGCGCTGGCAAGGGTAGCTTCTTCGAAGGTGGCCGCAGCCGCCTGATCGCCCGCCTGCCCAAGCGCGGCTTCAACAACGTCGGCGTGACGTTCGAAGTTGTGAACCTGGCGCAGCTGGCGAACATCGAGGACGCCACCATCGACCGCAACGTGCTGGAACTCGCGGGCCTCGTGCGCCGCAAGAACCGCCCCGTGAAACTGCTCGGCAGCGGCGAGATCGCCCGCGCCGTGACCATTCACGTGGACGCCGCCAGCGAAGGCGCCGTGAAGGCCGTGGAAGCGGCCGGCGGCAAAGTCATCCTGCCCGAAGCGAACGAAGCCGAGAAGGCGGAGTAAATGCTTCGCGCCTTCCGCGACGCATTCCGGATTCCGGATCTTCAGCGGAAGATTGTCTTCACCCTGCTGCTCCTCGCCGTGTACCGGCTGGGGAGCAGCATTCCCACACCAGGGGTCAACAGCGCCGCGCTGAGCAGTGCCACAGGCGGCGGTCTGTTCGGCCTGATCAGCATGATCTCGGGAGGCAATCTTTCGCAGTTCTCGATCTTCGCGCTGGGCGTGCTGCCGTACATCACGGCGAGCATCGTCATCCAGCTGCTGACCACCACGCTGCCCCCACTGGAGAAACTCTCCAAGGAAGGCGAGGAAGGCCGCAAGAAGATCAACCAGTACACCCGCTACGCCGCCGTGGCCCTGGGGACCTTCCAGGCCGCGTTCTTCGCGTCGTTCATCAACGCCAACCCCAGTTACCTGGCGGTCGGCTGGGAGCCGGGCCTGTTCACCATCCTGGTGATGGTCCTGACCCAGGTGGCGGGCATCGCGTTCACCATGTGGATCGGGGAGCGCATCACGGAAGTGGGCGTCGGCAACGGCATCAGCCTGATCATCACGAGCGGCATCATCGCCATGTACCCGCGCGAGATCGCGGCAACCGCCGCGCTGGTGCGTGAATCCGCCGACGCGCCGTGGCTGCTGCGCATCGTGGCGTTCGTCGCCGTGATCCTCGTGACCATCGCCGGGATCGTGTACGTGTACCAGGCCGAGCGCCGCGTGCCCGTCACGTACGCGCGCGCGCGTGGCGGCGCGGCCGGACAGGCCCGCAGCGCCGGTCAGGCCACCTGGCTGCCCATCAAGGTGAACCAGGCGGGCGTGATCCCCGTGATCTTCGCGTCGGCCATGCTGATCATTCCCAACCTGATCCAGCAGGGCACCGCGACCCGCGCGCCGCAGGTGAGCAGCTGGATCGCCACGTACCTGACGTTCGGGCAGCCGCTGTACATCGCGCTGGAAGCCCTGCTGATCTTCGGCTTCACGTACCTGTACAACAGCGTGCAGTTCGATCCCAAGCGCATCGCGGAGCAGCTGCGCGAGGCCGGGGGCTTCATTCCCGGCGTCCGCCCCGGCACGCCCACCGCGGAATTCCTGGGTACCATCAGCAGCCGCCTGAGCCTGTGGGGCGCCATCTTCCTGGTGATCCTGACGGTCATGCCGCAGCTGGTGCAGCGCTGGACCGGCATCACGACCTTCCAGTTCAGCGGCACCGGCCTGCTGATCATCGTGGGCGTGGCGCTCGAGACGCTCAAGCAGCTCGAGGCGCAGCTGACGGTCCGCCGTTACGACGGCTTCATCAGCAAGGGCCGCATCCGCGGCCGTATGAACCGCGACAGCTGACCCCAGCAACTGGCCCCAGCCCTGACGCGCGCCGCCCTCCCACCCGGGGGGCGGCGCGTTTGCTGTTCCCAGGGTGGGGACAGCCGCGCCCTGGGCAGGGCAACCTCAAGGCGACCTTCAGCCTCTATGCTGGGGGGTGAACGGAGGACTACAGTGACTCAACCCAAACACAACGTCGTCATCTTCCTCGGGCCTCCCGGCGCGGGCAAGGGCACCCAGGCGGAACGACTGGCGCAGGACAGGGGCCTGACCAAGATCAGCACCGGCGACATCCTGCGCGACCACGTGGCGCGCGGCACCGAACTGGGCCAGCAGGTCAAGCCCATCCTGGACGCCGGGCAGCTCGTGCCGGACGACATCCTGATCGCGCTGATCCGCGACAAGCTGGCCAGCATGGACGCCGTGCGCGTCATCTTCGACGGCTTCCCCCGCACCGGCGCGCAGGCCAGGGAACTCGACGTGCTGCTGGAGGAACTCGGCGCGCCCGTCAGTGCCGTGCCGCTGCTGGAGGTGCCGGATCAGGTGCTGATCGACCGGATCGTGGACCGGGGCCGTCAGGCCGCCGCGCGCGGTGAGGCGGTGCGCAGCGACGACACCGAGGAGGTGGCCCGCCGCCGCCAGGAGATCTACCGCGAGCAGACCCAGCCCCTGATCGACTACTACAGCGCGCGTGGCCAGCTGACCCGCGTGGACGGCGTGGGCAGCATGGACGAGGTCTACGGCCGCATCCTGGGCAGCATGAAGTAACGGTAGTTGCGAGGGGGCGGGTGGTTCCGGCTGAGGCTGGACCCACCCGCCCCCTTCGTATGCCCGGCAGTGCTCCCGGGTCGGCGCGCCTGATACGGATTCCGTTTATTTCGTTGACAGATCGGAACACCACCGATCTGCCAACTCCACGTCCGGAATCCGTTCCTCTCCTACTCGCATCCGCTCGGATTGAACGGCTTTATCAGCCATTCAATCGAAGTCCGTCTGAGTCGGCGCGCTTGAGTCGGATGGGGGAATGCACTACATTACGCTGGCAGCGTAACGGCTGGAAGGATGCCCCATGACGCCCACCCCCGACCCCATCCTGACCCTGGCCCCCGACGCGGGCAGCGCCGCCAGCGCCCGTAAGCTCGCCACGCCCACCGGGTGGCCCGACCTGCACGCCGGACCCACCCACCTGTGGGGGCACTGCCAGGGCAGCGGCGCGCAGCCCTACCTGACCGGGGTGGACCGCAGCGGCCCGGATGCCCCGGCCTTCAAGTGCTCGTGCCCCAGCCGCAAGTTTCCCTGCAAGCACGCCCTGGCGCTGCTGCTCCTGCACGAATCGCACCCGCAGCACTTCGGCTGCGACCCCGCCCCGGACCCCATCCGGAAGTGGCTGGACGGCCGCGCCGCGAAACACGCCCCGTCCGACTCCAGCCCAGCCGACACCGACCCGGCAGGGGAGACCCGCAGCGGCCCCGACCCCGCCGCGCAGGCCAGACGCCGCGCCGCCCGCGAGAAGAAAGTCAGCCTGGGCCTGGACGCCCTGCAGACCTTCCTGAACGACCTCGTCCGCGACGGAC is a window of Deinococcus grandis DNA encoding:
- the rplR gene encoding 50S ribosomal protein L18 encodes the protein MAAQTTVRRKLRARRKVRQAAGDRLRLSVYRSSKHIYAQIIDDSKGVTVAAASSAAVKTGTKTDTATAVGKALAEAALAKGVKKVVFDRGQYRYHGRVKALADAAREGGLDF
- the rpsE gene encoding 30S ribosomal protein S5, encoding MTSNRRNDRMDRESSEFEEKMLFVNRTSKTYQGGRRFRFAALVILGDRNGRVGMGIGKAKEVPVAIEKAKSIARKNMIMVPVENGTIPHDIVGVNSTSRVLLKPAGPGTGVIAGTVPRSIAELAGITNLLSKELGSRNKVNVAYAVFDGLKNLRTAKQVRALRGEAQPTGGAQ
- the secY gene encoding preprotein translocase subunit SecY, producing the protein MLRAFRDAFRIPDLQRKIVFTLLLLAVYRLGSSIPTPGVNSAALSSATGGGLFGLISMISGGNLSQFSIFALGVLPYITASIVIQLLTTTLPPLEKLSKEGEEGRKKINQYTRYAAVALGTFQAAFFASFINANPSYLAVGWEPGLFTILVMVLTQVAGIAFTMWIGERITEVGVGNGISLIITSGIIAMYPREIAATAALVRESADAPWLLRIVAFVAVILVTIAGIVYVYQAERRVPVTYARARGGAAGQARSAGQATWLPIKVNQAGVIPVIFASAMLIIPNLIQQGTATRAPQVSSWIATYLTFGQPLYIALEALLIFGFTYLYNSVQFDPKRIAEQLREAGGFIPGVRPGTPTAEFLGTISSRLSLWGAIFLVILTVMPQLVQRWTGITTFQFSGTGLLIIVGVALETLKQLEAQLTVRRYDGFISKGRIRGRMNRDS
- a CDS encoding adenylate kinase, translated to MTQPKHNVVIFLGPPGAGKGTQAERLAQDRGLTKISTGDILRDHVARGTELGQQVKPILDAGQLVPDDILIALIRDKLASMDAVRVIFDGFPRTGAQARELDVLLEELGAPVSAVPLLEVPDQVLIDRIVDRGRQAAARGEAVRSDDTEEVARRRQEIYREQTQPLIDYYSARGQLTRVDGVGSMDEVYGRILGSMK
- the rpmD gene encoding 50S ribosomal protein L30, with protein sequence MKITLKRSVIGRPGYQVKTVQALGLKKIGQTREVSDTPAVRGMVNTVKHLLEVQE
- the rpsH gene encoding 30S ribosomal protein S8, with the translated sequence MLSDPIADMLTRIRNATRTHKETVDVPASKFKEQLAKLLVAEGYVASYERLLPEGQKFDVLRLTLKYGAKREQVIKHIERISRPGRRAYVSAENLPRVQRGLGLAVVSTSKGLLADRDARKQGVGGEVICVLW
- the rplO gene encoding 50S ribosomal protein L15, producing the protein MKLHELKPNAGSRKNRKRVGRGPGGTDKTAGRGHKGQKSRSGAGKGSFFEGGRSRLIARLPKRGFNNVGVTFEVVNLAQLANIEDATIDRNVLELAGLVRRKNRPVKLLGSGEIARAVTIHVDAASEGAVKAVEAAGGKVILPEANEAEKAE
- the rplF gene encoding 50S ribosomal protein L6, which codes for MSRIGKQPIAVPNGVTTSAQDGVFKVKGPKGELTVPYNTELTIKQDGDQLLVERPSDAQRHRALHGLTRTLVANAVKGVSDGYTINLELKGVGFRAKLAGKALELTIGYSHPVVIEPPAGVSFAVPEPTKIDVSGIDKQLVGQVAANVRKVRKPDAYHGKGVRFAGEKISLKAGKAGATGGKGKK
- a CDS encoding basic secretory protein-like protein; its protein translation is MTLRSSRLSLAITLLLASCGANSGQGDPSTPAPRYSNDAGIQDSLRTCAPVTVTMLTRNEAGVAASLVAPLEAEFAQVYPKIACFLRDGPAPYPDVVTTVRTFTPQDPGVANACCGRVDISAAYLTQSNGDPGLLTHELTHLVQNYPAGVTEWWWTEGIADAIRYLYTPANAGWAISAPDRATSYRDGYRVTAGFLLWLERTRRPGLIRALDGVLRRGGNPGPFWVTTFGVSVDDLWAAYLAQ